A stretch of Canis lupus baileyi chromosome 2, mCanLup2.hap1, whole genome shotgun sequence DNA encodes these proteins:
- the IDH3A gene encoding isocitrate dehydrogenase [NAD] subunit alpha, mitochondrial isoform X1, with translation MAGPAWISKVSRLLGAFHNQKQVTRAFAGGVQTVTLIPGDGIGPEISAAVMKIFDAAKAPIQWEERNVTAIQGPGGKWMIPPEAKESMDKNKMGLKGPLKTPIAAGHPSMNLLLRKTFDLYANVRPCVSIEGYKTPYTDVNIVTIRENTEGEYSGIEHVIVDGVVQSIKLITEEASRRIAEFAFEYARNNHRSNVTAVHKANIMRMSDGLFLQKCREVAENCKDIKFNEMYLDTVCLNMVQDPSQFDVLVMPNLYGDILSDLCAGLIGGLGVTPSGNIGANGVAIFESVHGTAPDIAGKDMANPTALLLSAVMMLRHMGLFDHAARVEAACFATIKDGKSLTKDLGGNAKCSDFTEEICRRVRDLD, from the exons ATGGCTGGCCCCGCGTGGATCTCCAAG GTCTCTCGGCTGCTGGGGGCATTCCACAACCAAAAACAGGTGACCAGAGCTTTTGCTGGTGGT GTTCAGACAGTCACTTTAATTCCAGGAGATGGTATCGGCCCTGAGATCTCAGCTGCAGTTATGAAGATTTTTGATGCTGCCAAA GCGCCCATTCAGTGGGAGGAGCGGAATGTCACTGCCATTCAAGGACCGGGGGGAAAGTGGATGATCCCTCCTGAAGCCAAAGAGTCCATGGATAAGAACAAGATGGGCCTGAAAG GCCCTCTGAAGACCCCAATAGCAGCAGGCCACCCATCTATGAATTTACTGCTGCGTAAGACATTTGACCTTTATGCAAATGTCCGACCGTGTGTTTCAATCGAGGGTTACAAAACCCCTTACACCGACGTGAACATTGTCACCATCCGGGAGAACACAGAAGGAGAGTACAGTGGCATAGAGCATGTG ATCGTGGATGGGGTCGTTCAGAGCATCAAGCTCATCACTGAGGAGGCGAGCAGGCGCATTGCTGAGTTTGCCTTCGAGTATGCCCGCAACAACCACCGGAGTAACGTCACAGCTGTGCACAAAGCCAATATCAT GCGAATGTCAGATGGGCTTTTTCTACAAAAATGCAGGGAAGTTGCTGAAAACTGTAAAGATATTAAATTTAATGAGATGTACCTTGATACAGTATGTCTGAAT ATGGTCCAGGATCCGTCCCAATTTGATGTCCTTGTTATGCCAAATTTGTATGGAGACATCCTTAG TGACCTGTGCGCGGGATTGATTGGAGGTCTTGGTGTGACACCAAGTGGCAACATTGGAGCCAACGGGGTAGCGATCTTCGAGTCG GTTCACGGAACTGCCCCGGACATTGCTGGCAAGGACATGGCCAACCCCACGGCTCTCCTGCTCAGCGCTGTGATGATGCTGCGCCACATGGGGCTTTTTGACCATGCTGCAAGGGTTGAGGCTGCGTGCTTTGCTACAATTAAGGATGGAAAG aGCTTAACAAAAGATTTAGGAGGCAACGCAAAATGCTCAGACTTCACAGAGGAGATCTGTCGTCGAGTACGAGATTTAGATTGA
- the IDH3A gene encoding isocitrate dehydrogenase [NAD] subunit alpha, mitochondrial isoform X3 codes for MKIFDAAKAPIQWEERNVTAIQGPGGKWMIPPEAKESMDKNKMGLKGPLKTPIAAGHPSMNLLLRKTFDLYANVRPCVSIEGYKTPYTDVNIVTIRENTEGEYSGIEHVIVDGVVQSIKLITEEASRRIAEFAFEYARNNHRSNVTAVHKANIMRMSDGLFLQKCREVAENCKDIKFNEMYLDTVCLNMVQDPSQFDVLVMPNLYGDILSDLCAGLIGGLGVTPSGNIGANGVAIFESVHGTAPDIAGKDMANPTALLLSAVMMLRHMGLFDHAARVEAACFATIKDGKSLTKDLGGNAKCSDFTEEICRRVRDLD; via the exons ATGAAGATTTTTGATGCTGCCAAA GCGCCCATTCAGTGGGAGGAGCGGAATGTCACTGCCATTCAAGGACCGGGGGGAAAGTGGATGATCCCTCCTGAAGCCAAAGAGTCCATGGATAAGAACAAGATGGGCCTGAAAG GCCCTCTGAAGACCCCAATAGCAGCAGGCCACCCATCTATGAATTTACTGCTGCGTAAGACATTTGACCTTTATGCAAATGTCCGACCGTGTGTTTCAATCGAGGGTTACAAAACCCCTTACACCGACGTGAACATTGTCACCATCCGGGAGAACACAGAAGGAGAGTACAGTGGCATAGAGCATGTG ATCGTGGATGGGGTCGTTCAGAGCATCAAGCTCATCACTGAGGAGGCGAGCAGGCGCATTGCTGAGTTTGCCTTCGAGTATGCCCGCAACAACCACCGGAGTAACGTCACAGCTGTGCACAAAGCCAATATCAT GCGAATGTCAGATGGGCTTTTTCTACAAAAATGCAGGGAAGTTGCTGAAAACTGTAAAGATATTAAATTTAATGAGATGTACCTTGATACAGTATGTCTGAAT ATGGTCCAGGATCCGTCCCAATTTGATGTCCTTGTTATGCCAAATTTGTATGGAGACATCCTTAG TGACCTGTGCGCGGGATTGATTGGAGGTCTTGGTGTGACACCAAGTGGCAACATTGGAGCCAACGGGGTAGCGATCTTCGAGTCG GTTCACGGAACTGCCCCGGACATTGCTGGCAAGGACATGGCCAACCCCACGGCTCTCCTGCTCAGCGCTGTGATGATGCTGCGCCACATGGGGCTTTTTGACCATGCTGCAAGGGTTGAGGCTGCGTGCTTTGCTACAATTAAGGATGGAAAG aGCTTAACAAAAGATTTAGGAGGCAACGCAAAATGCTCAGACTTCACAGAGGAGATCTGTCGTCGAGTACGAGATTTAGATTGA
- the IDH3A gene encoding isocitrate dehydrogenase [NAD] subunit alpha, mitochondrial isoform X2 has translation MAGPAWISKVSRLLGAFHNQKQVQTVTLIPGDGIGPEISAAVMKIFDAAKAPIQWEERNVTAIQGPGGKWMIPPEAKESMDKNKMGLKGPLKTPIAAGHPSMNLLLRKTFDLYANVRPCVSIEGYKTPYTDVNIVTIRENTEGEYSGIEHVIVDGVVQSIKLITEEASRRIAEFAFEYARNNHRSNVTAVHKANIMRMSDGLFLQKCREVAENCKDIKFNEMYLDTVCLNMVQDPSQFDVLVMPNLYGDILSDLCAGLIGGLGVTPSGNIGANGVAIFESVHGTAPDIAGKDMANPTALLLSAVMMLRHMGLFDHAARVEAACFATIKDGKSLTKDLGGNAKCSDFTEEICRRVRDLD, from the exons ATGGCTGGCCCCGCGTGGATCTCCAAG GTCTCTCGGCTGCTGGGGGCATTCCACAACCAAAAACAG GTTCAGACAGTCACTTTAATTCCAGGAGATGGTATCGGCCCTGAGATCTCAGCTGCAGTTATGAAGATTTTTGATGCTGCCAAA GCGCCCATTCAGTGGGAGGAGCGGAATGTCACTGCCATTCAAGGACCGGGGGGAAAGTGGATGATCCCTCCTGAAGCCAAAGAGTCCATGGATAAGAACAAGATGGGCCTGAAAG GCCCTCTGAAGACCCCAATAGCAGCAGGCCACCCATCTATGAATTTACTGCTGCGTAAGACATTTGACCTTTATGCAAATGTCCGACCGTGTGTTTCAATCGAGGGTTACAAAACCCCTTACACCGACGTGAACATTGTCACCATCCGGGAGAACACAGAAGGAGAGTACAGTGGCATAGAGCATGTG ATCGTGGATGGGGTCGTTCAGAGCATCAAGCTCATCACTGAGGAGGCGAGCAGGCGCATTGCTGAGTTTGCCTTCGAGTATGCCCGCAACAACCACCGGAGTAACGTCACAGCTGTGCACAAAGCCAATATCAT GCGAATGTCAGATGGGCTTTTTCTACAAAAATGCAGGGAAGTTGCTGAAAACTGTAAAGATATTAAATTTAATGAGATGTACCTTGATACAGTATGTCTGAAT ATGGTCCAGGATCCGTCCCAATTTGATGTCCTTGTTATGCCAAATTTGTATGGAGACATCCTTAG TGACCTGTGCGCGGGATTGATTGGAGGTCTTGGTGTGACACCAAGTGGCAACATTGGAGCCAACGGGGTAGCGATCTTCGAGTCG GTTCACGGAACTGCCCCGGACATTGCTGGCAAGGACATGGCCAACCCCACGGCTCTCCTGCTCAGCGCTGTGATGATGCTGCGCCACATGGGGCTTTTTGACCATGCTGCAAGGGTTGAGGCTGCGTGCTTTGCTACAATTAAGGATGGAAAG aGCTTAACAAAAGATTTAGGAGGCAACGCAAAATGCTCAGACTTCACAGAGGAGATCTGTCGTCGAGTACGAGATTTAGATTGA